AATTCAACTTGATTATTTATTTTTCCGAATAATAGCTCTAACATAACTTTCAGACATTCTGTACTTACTCGCTAATTCCTTTACATTAAATCCATTGAACTCTTCTATAATATCTCTATCACGAGCTTCTTTATATATCATCTTTTCAGTAGGAAAATACACAGATGTCCCCCCAAATTCTTCAAATAACACCTTAGTTATATCTATTCCAACTCTCATAGCTATATTTTC
The sequence above is a segment of the Candidatus Cetobacterium colombiensis genome. Coding sequences within it:
- a CDS encoding Mor transcription activator family protein, which produces MDLKMSDLPPQFENIAMRVGIDITKVLFEEFGGTSVYFPTEKMIYKEARDRDIIEEFNGFNVKELASKYRMSESYVRAIIRKNK